The Fulvia fulva chromosome 6, complete sequence genome includes a window with the following:
- a CDS encoding NADP-dependent oxidoreductase lnbE gives MTTSSTRLFEPLQLGLCKLSHRMVMGPISSNLADTNNVLTPPAIKYYSDRAQYPGTLIIGEAAFISAQAGGTSELRAAIWTEAQIASWKNVVSAVHAQGSFMILQLWALGRSADPEIKKREGTGDVVSSSAVAEKEGGVVPRALREEEIWQYVKEYAEAARTAVEVCGFDGVELHGGNASLIDQFTQSCVNQRNDQWGGSVENRSRFALEITKAVCQAVGVDRVGFRVTPWSTYQGMGMESNATIEQFSDLLRGLKALGISYLHFVESRIAGRVDVEAGESLEPFTELWGEAKPFVIAGGYTPETARTAVDKEYRGKDVAIVFGRAFVNNPDLVQRVKSGQELVENKAWTAWAG, from the coding sequence ATGACGACCTCCAGCACCAGGCTCTTCGAGCCTCTCCAACTCGGCCTATGCAAACTATCCCACCGCATGGTCATGGGCCCAATCTCCAGCAACCTGGCCGATACAAACAACGTCCTAACGCCACCCGCCATCAAATACTACAGCGACCGAGCCCAATACCCAGGCACATTAATCATCGGCGAAGCAGCCTTCATCAGCGCTCAGGCAGGCGGAACTTCCGAGCTCCGCGCCGCAATCTGGACAGAGGCTCAGATCGCTAGCTGGAAGAACGTGGTATCCGCTGTGCACGCGCAAGGGAGCTTCATGATCCTCCAGCTTTGGGCGCTTGGGCGGTCTGCAGATCCCGAGATTAAGAAGAGGGAGGGGACGGGGGATGTGGTGTCGAGTTCTGCGGTGGCGGAGAAGGAGGGAGGTGTGGTGCCGAGGGCGTTGAGGGAGGAGGAGATATGGCAGTATGTGAAAGAGTATGCCGAGGCGGCGAGGACGGCGGTGGAGGTTTGTGGGTTTGATGGGGTGGAGTTGCATGGTGGGAATGCGAGTTTGATTGACCAGTTTACTCAGAGCTGTGTTAATCAGAGGAATGATCAATGGGGAGGCAGTGTTGAGAATCGGTCGAGGTTCGCGCTGGAGATTACGAAAGCTGTTTGTCAAGCTGTGGGGGTGGACAGAGTTGGGTTCAGGGTCACTCCCTGGAGTACGTACCAAGGTATGGGTATGGAAAGTAATGCTACGATAGAGCAGTTCAGCGATCTACTGCGCGGCTTGAAGGCATTGGGCATTTCCTACCTGCACTTCGTGGAGAGCAGAATAGCGGGTAGGGTGGATGTCGAAGCTGGGGAGTCGTTGGAGCCATTTACTGAGCTCTGGGGCGAGGCGAAGCCTTTCGTGATCGCTGGAGGGTATACGCCTGAGACTGCGAGGACTGCGGTCGATAAGGAGTATCGAGGGAAGGATGTTGCGATAGTGTTCGGTCGGGCATTCGTCAATAATCCGGATTTGGTGCAGAGAGTGAAGAGTGGCCAGGAACTTGTTGAGAACAAGGCATGGACAGCATGGGCTGGTTGA